The genome window tcatgactTCCCTGTTACATTTCTCATCCGTAATCATCAAAAGTTCATCATTAGTGTCACATCCAGTTAACACTTTTGCTGCGCCTGAACTTTCGCAATCCTTCATCTTGTTCCACTTCTCTTTCCATACTGGACAATTCCGCTTCCAATGGTCCTTAGACCCACACTCGAAGCACTCTTCATCATCACCGGATCTAGAATTCCCATAATTTCTTGACTTGCCTTCGCGCTTGTTTGATTAACCCCACCCTTTGGTCCTTGCCACGAGACCTTTACTTCGAGAGCCATCTCCAAAACATTGAAGCATCACGTCATGCATCAAGATGTCTTGCATAACCGTTTCATACTTCAAAGGTCCCTTGCTGAATATAAGCCTCATGCAGAAGTGCTTGTAAGATGAAGGCAGGTATGTCAACAACATCACAGCCTTGTCTTCCAACTTATGAACCTCATATGTTCTTTGCAAATCCACAATACACTTATTAAAGGCACTAACATGCTCCATCATGTTTGCGCCCTCCTCCATCTTTAAAGAGTGGAGCTCCTCCTTCATGAAGAGCTTGTTGGACAACGATCCTTGTCGTTGATGGAATACTCAACTATCACATACATAGGCCACAACAAAGATAAAGCACATACACGAACTGAAAAGTAAACACACAAGAACACAAAGATTTATAAAGGTTCGACCTAGTGCCTACGTCATTTTGGTGATCCACTCGAGAAATTCACTAATATGTAAGAACAACTTTAGTTACAACTTGAACCCCCTTAGCTCTCACAAGAACTCtagctctcttttctctcacccTTACTTAAACCCTTTGATGCTCTTGTAAACACCCTATAATTCCCTCTAGAATTCTTTCgtgtctctctcttttctctcttatttttaACCTAGCCCTAAAATTCCTATTTATAATGCATAGGAATTTTGCTACAAGTTAACTAGGAATAGGAAACTAAAACCCTATTAAATTAGGCtacaaaaccccaaaataataGGAAATCCTTGTCAAAACATGCCAATACGTCAAACATACGCATTACACTGTTCATGAGGAGCTCAGTCGCTAGGAATAGGCAACTGGTCATTGGAGACAGAGAAGGCATCTCAAGCTCTTGCCAGAAACGACCGTCGCATGGCCAAAACAGTCCATCGCATGCACACGTCTTCTCCTTgcaacttcttcttttcttcctctgcTCCTCCTTGCAACCACTATTTGTTTCCACTTCCTCCTTGCATAATTTTGGTTTGGCAAACATCTTTAACAAACCCTACAACTCAATTCATCCTTCTAAGTTCAAGCAAGtattattttagttattttcttAGTTTCTATTtctaggatttttattttttctttgtttcttcttttagaAATATTCTTCTCTGATttctatgaatttttttttaaattgttttcattgtAATCATTTCATCAAGATGGATTACATGGCCTAAGAATTAGATGGCCATTCTGAAGGGGTTGGGCAACATGGATTAAATTTAGATTCAGATTCGTGTCACAAAATTTACATACAGCAACTAAGAGATTACCACAAGACAAAATCATACCAAGAATTTCAGTCATTAGATGATGCTCACGAGTTCTACAATATTATGCCAAGAAAGGTGGGTTCAGTGTCAAAATCAATTCTAGTAGGAAGAATAAAGAAACTAATGAAATCCAATGAAAGGAGTATGTGTGTTTTAAAGTGGGAGTACCCACTAAAGGAGTTggtgagggaaaaaaaaaagcgtaATGGTTTTACTTGAGAGAGTTGTAAGGCAAAGCTTGTTGTGGTGAAGTCGAAATCAGGAACCTATGTGGTCAGCCTATTTATGGAGGGTCACAACCACCCATTAACAAGTCCTAAAAGAGTATACTTGTTAAGGTCTCATCGTAGAGTTTTAGATTCTCATAAGTGTATAACCCAACAATTTTCAGCAGCAAATATACCTACACATCAACAGCCTTCTTGAAATGCAAGTTGGGGGAATAGAAAATGTTGGATGCCTAGAGAAGGATATGTACAATAATGAAAGAAATTTGCATAATGGGTTGAAGGGACATGATGCAGATATGTTGTATGAGCATTTCCAGCTAGAGCAAGAAAAGAATCTATCCATCACTTTTAAGATTGAGGCTGATGAAAAAGATAGAATTACTCATTGTTTCTTGGTCTAACACAAAATCTAGAAAGGCTTACAAGTTTTTTGGCGATGTGGTTGTGTTTGATACTACTTCTAACACTAATCAGTATGGTATGATATTTGCACCATTTGTAGGGGCCAATAATCATGGCCAAACAATAGTGTTTGCTTGTTCATTCCTAAGTGATGAGACCactaattcttttatttggCTATTTGAACAATTTAAGAAAGTCATGCTTGGAGGTTCCCCTAAAATGATTATTACTAATCAAGATCCAGCAATGACAAGCTTTTCCAAATATAACTCACAGGTATTGCAGTTGGCACATACTAGATAAATTCTCATAAAGGCTAGGTGGGGTCAAGTATAGAGATTATTTTGAAGATTTTAGAAAATGTATATGGGAATCAGAAAGCACTAAAGAATTTGACTCAAAGTGGAAAAAAATGAGTAACAAGGTAATGACTGGTTGCAGTTattgtatgaaatttgttcAAGTTAGGATCCTGCATATGTGAATCATGTTTTTTTAGCCATAATAACAAGTGGTCAGCGAGTAGAAAGTTTCCATGCATTCTTCAAGGGATATGTTTCTAAAAAGAATTCTTTAACCGACTTTATAACACGGTTTAATAGGGCACTTGTACGACAACATCATCATGATGAGTTAAATGCTAATCATATTGATAAGAATGAGAATCATGTGTTGAAATTGCCATTAGAGATGGAAAAGCAAATGGCTGGGACAATACACATGTAAGATTTTCTGTGAATTTCAAGATGAATTATGGTGCAGTTTGTTATATATGGTTGAGTTGACAAGAAAGACTGCCAATTATTGTCTGTACAAAGTTGAGAGGAGAAATAATGACCATAGTTCCAAAGTGCGAGAAATTGTTCATTAAAAAGAAGGGGATTTTGCTTCGTGTATTTGCAAAAAATTTGAGAGTCAAGGAATCACATGTAGACACATTTTGGCATTTTTGAATACTATGCGGTTCACTTATTTGCCACATCAATATATCTTGAAGAGATGgactaaaaatgaaaattttgagagagtttttttttatgactgtctagaattaaataatttttctaaCAAATCATTTCTTGTGAGAAGCACTAGATTGTTTAAACTCGCTTCAGATGCAATTGATAAAGCTATGACCAATGAAGAGGCAAGTGACATCGTTGCAAAAACATTGCAAAATGTGCTTGAGGAGATCAAACCTATAGTTGATGCTACAAGTGGAGTTCCTGAAAAATGTAGTACTACTCGGGCACACAAGTTTAATAAACCACTTCCAGTTAGAGCAAAAGGTTGTGAAAACGGctaaaaagaggaaaagagaaagcaaagagTAGGGGTAGGCGTTTTCATGGATGCTGAAAAATTGGACAATCGCATGATAAAAGAAATTGTCCAGTGCTAAAAAATGGGTGAGTATGTGCAATTATTATtcgatttttttaaatatatgaatattgcatcaattgtcttaattattgttttccttTGATGTAGATCTTCCACTTGTGATGATGCAAATGGAAATTTATCTAATACATATGAGAGTTCTTCCTCCTTAAGTAATATTGATATTTATATGTGTGTTAGTTTATTTGCAAGAAAATTGAACACATTCAGATATTTattttgggagattcactattatacccaatatgggggcccaaattataaaaataccctatataaaatggactttagaaacacacccaaagtccatttacaacataacaaaaaagattttaacttcttataaattacaaaactgccatcaatttcttaaaacaagcccaaccccaaaatctcataaaaatacccaaagcactcaatatggcatcaaagtaatttaataatcaatattaaattcaataaggctagctatcattttttgggttttttttgagtttgtttataggaattcaattgtgtagggtttatttataatattagtgctagaaataggtatatcactaaatatctcatttatttttcctctAACAGGCTAAAAGTTACCCAGAAGTACAAATGTGGGTTGCATACTATAGTCATGAATATGGGGTACATCTTGCACTTGAGTCTAAGGCTCTGAGAATAAGCATGGGGACTTGTGAATCTtttagattttcttttatacagATAAAGTTTAACCAAGGAGATATTGCAAGGACAAGTAATTTGTAgaacttttatattttatgagTTCTTTTAACTTTGTCTTAATAATAAGGTATTATTTGCTTAAAGTATATTTCTTGTAGGAGCATGTcaattataaagaaaacatagGTACTCAAACAAACAGTGACAGTTGGtgtcaaagagagagagagacaagaCATgacgaccaaaaaaaaaaaaaaaaaacagatagaatgaaaaattgagaaaaagcgagagaaggaaaaaataaaaaagaagagagagactGAAACAATTGTGAAAGaaaagtatgaaaaaaatgaaaaagaagagggaaaGAATGAAACAATTGTGTCCAGATTTAGtttcaaagagaaaaaacatGAAAGAATAATAAAGTTGCAGTCTGACGATACACAAACCTTTGTTTGAACAAACTCCTCACAATTCACAAACCTTTGGTTtgtattttagttttagttttagtttctTTGTTTGATACATTAGCTCTCaatcattttgaaaaatatcaaCCCGCTCTGTCGATACTGTTATAGCATATGGACGGTGGCTTTTGGGTCCAAGATGTGCATTACACATGCTGAGGGGTCTTATCAATGCCCAACTGTTTTTCTTTGCACATGGATGAGATAAGAGGCCATCAACAACCAGTCCCCACATTTTTCTGACATAATTACCATTTTAGCCTTGGACAATTGCAATTATgtggcaaccaaaaaaaaaaatagagatagGTAGGCAGGTGACAAATTGATATAAGGAATGGAAACGAAAACCTCATATTATCTCAGAGAAGACAGGGTATAgtttttcatcttcattttttaaaatttaaaatttataaatattaaaaataaaaaaataaaaaataaaaaggaagaaaggatACTTTAgagttttcacaaatttcACTAAAACCTGAAGTTGTTGCTCTTTATCATGGCGCAGATAAGATGACGTGAGCCATGTCATGTGCCTTCTTGTTAAAACGGCAAACATTGTCGCAACCTTACAAGAAAGCAGAAGAATTCTTTCGAAATTTGCATTATGTCCTGAAAACCAATATACTGCAAATAGCTACTGCCCCACTGCAACTGCTTATAAATACCACCACCTTCCTTCATAACTCCACacaactctctttctctctctctctcatcatcatcatctcaaCCTGCGCTTTTGaacttcatctttttttaaaatctccaatccaaatttcaaggaaaagaaaatggctTTTAAGTTGAGCAATGTCATGCTCTGTGTAGCAGCTTTGATGCTTGTTTTACTAAAAGCAAACCAGGTAACCCTAGCACTTCtgcagctctctctctctctctctccccccctcACTACTATAATCATTAATGTGTTTTCCATTGAATTTTGCAGGCCTCTACTGTGGAAACATCAGCATTGCAACAACAGGAGAATTACCAACCAGTGAGaccatttatatatatatatatattatttttctttgtcgTCAGTTCAGAATAAAGTTGAAGCTTAATTTCTATggttaattaaaaaaaatttaattattctttGTAATTTTGCAGTATGGTACTACCCAAGGCAGCCTTCGTCCTCAAGGTGGGTTGTACATTTATTTAACTCTTATCTTCTAATTTTGGAAAAAGAGGagctattacaatttacaaggCCAAAATAGTCTATACAAAATATATTCAACCATAAGTAATTAAGAGGGTATACCGTGGGCTTAAATTGGCCATGGGaataaaatgtttaaaatGTTACCTGTTTTTTCTCTGTCTTTTACTATTTATCTGACAACCCAGCTACTATGGTGgcacacaaaattaaaagaagaagggcAATCTTAGGTAAAAAATAGCGATTCAGGGCAAGTTTGGGAGAATAGAGACGGGGATGGTTTTGTCATACTCAATTTTAAATCGGTCCATTGCCGTCACTAttgatggtttttttttaatttccttaaaatactttattatttttatcacTACATTAATATATACCTATAAAAATGTgaatattttcataatttaatcTTAATATCTACCTGCATATGCATGTTCATAACTTAACTAGAGATGTATAATGTCAAAACagtaaaataaacattcaatctAGCATGCTTTTgagtaataaaaaaaaatcagatctTATTAAGAAATGACAATCTGATTTTCCAAATGATGTTTTTGTTTCCGTTGAGCTTTGAAGGCTTAATGTGACTAATTAACCTTAAACTTATGTGTTTAGAGTGCGGACCGCGGTGCACTACTCGGTGCTCGGCCACAGCATACAAGAAGCCTTGTCTGTTTTTCTGCCAAAAGTGTTGTGCAAAGTGCTTGTGTGTGCCTCCTGGAACATATGGAAACAAGCAAGTTTGCCCTTGCTACAACAACTGGAAGACCAAGAGAGGAGGACCAAAATGCCCCTAATTAAAATGATACCTACTCCAATTTCTGCATTATATTGATAATATATACAGTTATAGCCAAGTTTTCTTAATATGTAATCACCTTCGAAACCAATGATCAAAAGGTCAAGGTTTGGGGTTCAACTTATGTAGCTATGCTATAAATTTAGTATCTTATATTTGGATAATGCAATCAAGGAATAACTATAAATGCAGATGTGGATTAGATCATTTGGTCAGTGCAGTGAGCGTTCCTCTCGGGTTTAAACCCCATTACTTATAGATTATGTTAATTTAAAGTAGTTTAGAGTATTACCTTCAATTAGAAAAAAGGATTATGAATAGATAAGCTAACCTATTGTAGACGCATCCAGACTGAAAGCAATTATTTCAATCTATTGTACACACACAAGGACACAACAACCAACCACGTTACACTAAACTTTGTCTATCTTGAGGTGGCCATTATTTCACTCTTGAGTGGCCCTCTCACAAATATAAAACTTTTCTCTACTGCCCTCTCAatattcttcctttttttttttttttaacacaaacGATTTATTGTTTCCATATGTTTGAGGGACACTGCTTCTCTCCTTACTTAGAAAGAGGCATTCCTACTTATTGCAAATTAAAGTTTGAcacatatacaaaaataattcatcaaaaatacaaaaagaagaatCTTAGCTAACATGTCAAACTGTGATTAACAAGAAAGTAGGAGTTCTTACATTCATAAAAGGAGGCAAGTATTTTCCATGTTGGGGAGGCACACATAAGCACTTGGCACAACACTACTATTAGCAGAAAAACAAACGAGATGACAAGTGTGAGGTCAGACTTCTTCCCCAGTGAACAAAATGACAAGTTGTTTGTGATGGCTTTATGCCAAGATGAGCTCGAGGGGAAGTTACCAAAATCTAGAAAGCTCTAGGCATGAGTCGGAGGTTAGGGGTGGGTTTTTGTCTAGCAAGTGACATTTTGAtagaaaattggatgaaattttaaaacatgGATGGTAAGGTTGAAATTCACTATTTATAAAGAGGCTGAGtgctaaattaattatattaaaaaaaggaaaatgttaggcgtataatatttatatacaacCTTATGTATAATCTCTTTAATAGAGGTGCGCCTTATTGTATTGATAAGCTCTGCCTCTATAAAAGATGtaatacccaaaaaataattaagggTGATTTACCcttttcttaaataaataaataaaaagcctgGTGAcagaattatttatttatttgtttagtttttgGTACAAGGTTGGGCCTAAAAATGAAAGCCTGTCCCTCCAAATATAATGCTGTACCAAACCAAACGGCCCACACCGCAAAGGTGGGAAGGTGGGTTTCCGAGAAGAAGACGTAGGTCCCACATATTCAACTTTAATCTTATGTTGACCAAACACTAGACGATATCTTTATGTCCTATGGCGATTcaacctttctttttctctctttcgtTCTCgcttttgtccttttttttgtcaatttatttcttaagggttaatcattttattagtccctaaatttagatttgatttgcatttgagtaccttaattttcaaaatgattttCGTGGTCTTTTAACTTCACTTTTGTTATGATAAATCGTTATgtcatcaattttgttaattttttctgCTAAATataggggcaaaatggtatttttatattaaaaccaaaaaaatgaatacaaaatcatatctttaaaataacaataaaataaaataaaataaaataaaaattaagtttagGGGGAGTAGAAATAGGgatagagggggagagagagtttaattttaattttttattcatattttaattattttttataaaaaaaatatcattttgcccctgcatttaatagaaaagttaacaaaattaacggcaggaccatttgtcctaacgaaactgaagttgaaggaccacgggaaccattttgaaaattgaggtactcaaatgtaAATCGAATCTAAATTtaaggactaataaaacgactAACCCTATTGACCAAACACTAGATGATATCTTTATGTCCTATGGCGATTcaacctttctttttctctctttcgtTCTCacttttgtccttttttttgtcaatttattTCTTAAGTTGCATGCCTTTATTCAATTCAAGTCACATCCTCCATTGCATTATTGATATTAATTGGCATATGCTTTCCACGGCAGATTGATATAGACAGACACGTAGGTTTACATTTCATATATCCAATATGTATTGAACCTTTTTTACTCCGACTGCATGTAGGGTTTGTTTGTATGAAATGCagtaaaagaaataatttagaTTTGATAATACATAAAACATTAGATACATTGTATGCACTTAAAATACATAGCACTGtatgttatatttttctaaattaagTGTCTATGATCTTCcacacaatttaaaatatataaaagacATATATATGGTGCCACCTTACTTGAGTACACGATCTCTAAACTCATTCAATCACAGCAGCAGCAACTCTGGCAAAAGACACGAACGACTCAAGACTTCTGCTCTCTCTCAGAAACTGTTTCAACTCTCTCTTTATGATGAGATTAGGATTAGAGAACATGCCTGACGAAAGCAAGGTCTTAAGCTAATATAGGGCTAGGTTAAGTCGTCTCTATTAATCACCGAGGGCTGACTTGACTAACACTTTAAGCCCATCAAGCAACAATTCAcgcaaaaagaaataaacagGACCCCTTTAATTGGCTTCAAAACTTTCCTTATTCCACAAAGTTTTGGGCTACAAGGTATAACCTAATTTAAACTCCATTCAAACCTGATATAACTTAATTAGCATCTAGTGCACCAATCTAAATAGAAATATAACACTGTATTCTTCCATTTAGGTATAATAATAGTCGAATTAAGCAATTTAATtatgagtgctgctaaacgaatcctataattaactgagtacaccctatgatctaagtacaccctaatattttaattaaaatgtaaaattaactaagtacaccctataaaactatcaaaaataccctggtacaccctaatatttgtagcattattttatagttgaTTTTTAGCTTGATTTTTTAATAGTGTTTATAAATCTTTGACTTTTCATATGGATTTGTGCTTCTACTAAAACTGTTGACACtttttttgcaattccaaGTTCTTGCAATCACCACCTCTTTCGTTAAAAACACAATAGGACAAGCAATCTCTTAATTAGGGCTGAATATGGttagtagggtgtacttattaaaattatatttgtttcacaattccatatatccttttggtcattttatattagggtaaatcagtaattcaatatatacttttatagtatggtgtactcagttaattttagggttcgtttagcagcactctttaattatataatattcttTTGTTACAAAGAACGCCATATGAAAAAGGAGATTGGAACTATAGCCTTAATTGTAAAGCTAAGTATCCTCACTCTCGCTAGAGCTATAAATTCCCTCGAGGATAcacggttttttttttttttttttttttggtcgaaatgATCTTATATTCAAAGCACAAGAACCCTTAAACAAGAGTCTTACGCCCATACAGAGGAAAACAAGTCTGTCCATGCAAGGAAACAGACAAAACATAGAGAGttcaaaaaccaaacaatACATTAAACTGATCAAGAAGAAAAGCGCCAGAAAAACGATCCAACTATAAGGATGTCAAAATGATTCAAGACCAGTCAACAACCAAATTAGACATAGTGAGTACAAAGGAGTCCATCCTTGCAAAGGATGTGCACAAAAGAGGTGGGGGGCCGTTCAACCCAAACTCGTGACTTCGgccattttttctttccatgtGCATGCATCAGTCATGAGTTGTCACTAAACTCAACTTCTCTTTATTTGAGGACACAATGAAAGTACACAAGACAAGAGTTTGCTGCCTTTTGAATGTAAATTTGGTATTTTCTCCAAATCCAATTCCGTGAATGTGATTTTGGACAATTGCATTTGTCTTCTTGTTTATATATTCAACCATGTTGCTTTTGACCCGCTTTTCCTTGGTGTGTGTCTACTAggcatcttttttttttttataacaaaagaTAAGATAGTTACAGAAAGTATAGTTCACAAGCATTGATTTGTACTGCATTAGGTGAATGTTTTTGTTGCTTTGCTTGTATCATTGCCCCAAAATGAAAAGCAGAAGGATCAAGTTGCAGTATGTGCTAGTCTTGTCAACTTTTGCCTCAGAATTCAAGTCCTACAAATATAAGCACTCACTCCATTACACACTCAGCATCTCAGAGTTCACTACAATGGAGCACTTTCgtttcattttcctttcttctttcctctATGTAAGTTTTCAATAAGGTCCACAAACAAAATCTTAATTAGTAATTAGTCTCGTGTGTGTTTCTGTGTGTACTTAACCCAAGTTAACGGTTGATGCAGGTCATATTGCTGGTTGGAGTCTTTGCTTCTGAAGATGTATCCTGGGAGACTTACTGGCAGTCAGCTTTGCCAAAAACTCCAATACCCCAAGCTGTGCAGGAACTTTTACACCCAGGTTAGCTTCAAAtacacccccaaaaaaaaaaaaaacccattcTTTTTTGTAGCTATATATTTTCATCACAGTTGGTAAGGATGTAATTTATGGCACAAGTTTGAGCTTTGTAGTTTCATTATTCTAGGCTAGGCTCGTTGGTAAACTTTAGCTATTGCAAACAAGCAATAAACCAGATCCCCTGTCCTCTGTGTGTGTGGGcgctttctttttgtttttgattttttaacaTGTGCTCCTGTATTAAGGAAATCAACCAGAAGTTCAACTGGCTACAAAATTTATACTAATTGTAGCTTTGAGCAAGCTTTTCTACTAATTGTACCATGAAGTTTACAAGCAAGACTTAAAGCAATCAAACAACAGACAGAAGAATCAACTTAAAATTATGTGTACAACTTTTGTAGCTGCATatttaaacttttttaaatgtttcttgttGCTTATACAGAGAACTGGCCTGGGACAGAAGGCAAAAGCACATACACTGGGATCAGCAAGGATGCTTTGAACATCAATACCATTCAATCTGGGTCTGCATTTCCCACTGCAGGTCCAGAAAGCTATGCCAAAGCCGCCACAGGAAAA of Prunus dulcis chromosome 4, ALMONDv2, whole genome shotgun sequence contains these proteins:
- the LOC117624787 gene encoding protein GAST1-like; amino-acid sequence: MAFKLSNVMLCVAALMLVLLKANQASTVETSALQQQENYQPYGTTQGSLRPQECGPRCTTRCSATAYKKPCLFFCQKCCAKCLCVPPGTYGNKQVCPCYNNWKTKRGGPKCP